In Pseudomonas coleopterorum, the genomic window GCCGATCCTCGAGGTGTATAACAAACTCGATCTGCTCGAAAACGTCGAGCCGCAGATACAGCGCGATGCGGACGGCAAGCCGGTCCGGGTCTGGGTATCGGCGCGCGACGGTCGCGGCCTCGAGCTGGTCAAGCAGGCGGTCGCCGAGCTGCTGGGCGAGGACCTGTTCGTCGGGACGTTGCAGTTGGGCCAGAAACTGGGCCGTCTGCGTGCCCAGCTGTTTTCGCTGGGCGCGGTGCAAAGCGAAGCGCATGATGAGCAAGGTGGCAGTCTGCTGGCAATCCGCCTGCCACGTGCGGAACTCAATCGCCTGGTCAGTCGCGAAGGCATGGAGCCCGCTGAATTCATCGAGCAACACACTTTGCAATAAAAGCCTGACGTGGCAGCTGTGCTGTCGTGTCGGGCATTCTGTAGCATTGGTCGGCGCGCCGTGGGTGCGTCTTTGCTTTATCAGATGGAGAGCGCTATGGCTTGGAATGAGCCGGGTGGCAACTCGAACAATCAAGATCCTTGGGGTGGAAAACGCCGTGGAGGCGACCGCAAGGGGCCACCGGATCTCGACGAGGCCTTCCGCAAACTGCAGGACAGCCTGAACGGTCTGTTCGGCGGTGGAAAGAAACGCACAGGTGGTGGTGGCGACGGGGGAGGCACGTCCAAGGGCGGTGGTCTCGGCCTGTTGGGCATCGGCCTTGCCGTGCTCGGCGCTATCTGGCTGTACAGCGCGGTGTATGTGGTGGACGAGCAGGAACAGGCGGTTGTACTGCGCTTCGGCAAGTACTACGAAACCGTGGGTCCGGGTCTGAACATCTACTTCCCGCCGATCGACCGCAAGTACCTGGAAAACGTCACGCGCGAGCGTTCGTATACCAAGCAGGGCCAGATGCTCACCGAAGACGAGAACATCGTCGAGGTACCGCTGACCGTGCAGTACAAGATCACCAACCTGCAGGATTTCGTCCTGCGCGTCGACCAGCCTGAAATCAGCCTGCAGCACGCCACCGACAGTGCGCTGCGCCATGTGGTGGGTTCCACCGCCATGGACCAGGTGCTGACCGAAGGCCGCGAGCAGATGGCTGGCGAGATCAAGGAGCGCCTGCAGCGGTTCCTCGACACCTACCAGACCGGTATCACCGTCACCCAGGTCAACGTACAGAGCGCGGCAGCCCCGCGTGAAGTGCAGGAAGCCTTCGACGACGTGATCCGTGCCCGTGAAGACGAGCAACGCTCGCGCAACCAGGCCGAAGGCTATGCCAACGGCGTGATTCCCGAGGCTCGCGGTCAGGCCCAGCGCATCATCGAAGATGCCAACGGCTACCGCGACGAAGTGGTTTCGCGTGCCAAGGGTGAGGCCGATCGCTTCACCAAGCTGGTCACCGAGTACCGCAAGGCGCCCGACGTGACCCGCCAGCGTCTGTACCTGGAAACCATGCAGGACGTCTACAGCAACACCAGCAAGGTGCTGGTGGCCAGCAAGGAAGGTCAGAACAACCTGATCTACCTGCCGCTGGACAAGATGGTCGGTGGTGACCGCAACAACAGCAGCACGCCTGCCGCCAGCACGCCGTCATCGGCGAGCGACGCCGCCGGCGCCCGCGCCGCGGCCGACCTGCAGCAGCAACAGCGTGAAATGCGTTCAAGGGAGAGTCGCTGATGGGCAATAAATCTGTGATCGCCCTGATCGTCGCCGTCGTTCTGGCGGTGGCAGCATGGAACTGCTTCTACATCGTGGCGCAAACCGAACGTGCGGTTCTGCTGCAATTCGGTCGCGTGGTTCAGGCCGATGTCCAGCCCGGCCTGCATGTGAAGCTGCCGTACGTCAACCAGGTGCGCAAGTTCGATGCGCGGCTGATGACCCTCGACGCGCCGACCCAGCGGTTCCTGACCCTGGAGAAGAAAGCGGTGATGGTCGATGCCTATGCCAAATGGCGTGTGAAGGATGCCGAGCGCTACTACACCGCCACGTCCGGCATGAAGCAGATCGCCGACGAGCGTCTGTCGCGTCGTCTCGAATCGGGTCTGCGTGACCAGTTCGGCAAGCGCACGCTGCACGAAGTGGTATCGGGTGAGCGGGATGCGCTGATGTCCGACATCACCACCTCACTCAACCGCATGGCCGACAAGGAGCTGGGTATCGAAGTCATCGACGTGCGCGTCAAGGCCATCGACCTGCCCAAGGAAGTCAACCG contains:
- the hflC gene encoding protease modulator HflC — translated: MGNKSVIALIVAVVLAVAAWNCFYIVAQTERAVLLQFGRVVQADVQPGLHVKLPYVNQVRKFDARLMTLDAPTQRFLTLEKKAVMVDAYAKWRVKDAERYYTATSGMKQIADERLSRRLESGLRDQFGKRTLHEVVSGERDALMSDITTSLNRMADKELGIEVIDVRVKAIDLPKEVNRSVFERMSTEREREAREHRAKGNELAEGIRADADRQRRVLLAEAYRESEEARGDGDAQAAAIYAQAYGQDQEFYSFFRSLQAYRQSFANKSDVMVLDSKSDFFRFMEKYKP
- the hflK gene encoding FtsH protease activity modulator HflK, encoding MAWNEPGGNSNNQDPWGGKRRGGDRKGPPDLDEAFRKLQDSLNGLFGGGKKRTGGGGDGGGTSKGGGLGLLGIGLAVLGAIWLYSAVYVVDEQEQAVVLRFGKYYETVGPGLNIYFPPIDRKYLENVTRERSYTKQGQMLTEDENIVEVPLTVQYKITNLQDFVLRVDQPEISLQHATDSALRHVVGSTAMDQVLTEGREQMAGEIKERLQRFLDTYQTGITVTQVNVQSAAAPREVQEAFDDVIRAREDEQRSRNQAEGYANGVIPEARGQAQRIIEDANGYRDEVVSRAKGEADRFTKLVTEYRKAPDVTRQRLYLETMQDVYSNTSKVLVASKEGQNNLIYLPLDKMVGGDRNNSSTPAASTPSSASDAAGARAAADLQQQQREMRSRESR